From Solanum stenotomum isolate F172 chromosome 2, ASM1918654v1, whole genome shotgun sequence:
TGTACATAAATCTAAAATTGATGGAAGCATAACTAGTCATTGCATAGATTTTGAGCggaaaaaaatcacaatttcaaaTGAAGAAGATATTGTTATTTTGTGAATCCATTCGGTCGCAAAAGTGGATGGAGTGTCATGATCCGCCATATCATCATGTCAATTAGGCATTATTTGGCATACAGTTATTGATATGGAAAGCTTACATAGGAAGAAAGCTAGTCTATAGTGGAAGATTCTAGAGATATGTGGAGATTTATCATTGAAGATCTTAGAATTTCACGGATTTGTATGAAAGGTCCTTGGGATCTTCTAGTTATGTAGAAATAAGAATGACTTATTTGTAAATATAGGAGACTTgtctaataattattattacatattatctCTTTTAAATAAGTAGAGCAGCAtccatttataaaataattaagtaggAATCAAGCAAAATTTTCTAGTCTTCAATAATACAAAAGTCTTCTTTCTTAAATTCCTCAGCAATCTATTACTAATATAATTTACGAGGTAATTATTACCTACTTAAGAGTATAATTTATAGGATAagtttattataaataaaatttgactagttgttgaatatatttttatttgatataaatgATTTGTAATCAACTAATCATGGACTTTCAATTATTCAGAGTCACATCCCTTTGTTAAAATACCATTCCAAAAAAGCTGCTTATTTGTCTCTTTCAAGAAACCTCACATTCTTCATCATCATTAATGGGCTTTGACAGGAATAAAAACGAGTTGTTCATTCAGTTTTGGTTGGTGGACGACTGATGACTCTCACCAAGTCCAAGATTCACATCAATCTAAATTGGGACTTTAGCAATTTTGCATAGGAAAGTTGATTTCATTTCTCAGTGGGTGGGATTCTGTGGGAACCAAATGACAAAGTAAGATTTTCTTGCTGTTTTTCTGTATGGGTTGTTAGATCTTGCTTTGCTTTATAACCCCTTTCTTGTGCTTTTACCCAATTTCTGTATATCTTTAACTTGATCAAGTTTTTGCTGCAAAATCTTGAATCCCAAATCAAGAAAGTTAGGGTTCTTTCCCTCTTGAGTAATTGAGTTTTGATGCTGATCATtctgtagtttttttttttttttttttttttttttttcggaaGTTATAGCAAATtcttgaatctaaatttaagaaagtaGGTTTCTATGTGAATGATTACCCCTCTTGAGTAATTGAGCTTTGATGGGCCGTTTGGCAAAtcattttgtagtttttttctttaatgaatTTGGGAAGTTAAAAGCAAAATCTTGAATCCCAATTTAAGAAAGTAGGGTTCTTTGTGAATGATTACCCCTCTTGAGTAATTGAGTTTTTGATGACTGTTTGGCAGATCATTCTGTAGTATTTTCTAATGAATTTGGGAAGTTATAGCAAAATCTTGAATCCCAATTTAAGAAAGTAGGGTTCTTTGTGAATGATTATGTAATTGAGTTTTGATGGGCTGTTTGGCAGGTCATTCTGTAGGATTTTTTAGGAATTGGGAAGTTATAGCAAAATCTTGAATCCCAATTGAGATGTGCGGAAGTGGtacaactactactactatgTTGCCTGAAGTTTGTGGATCTAGCTTCCTTTTATCACTGCCTGATGACGTGTTTGCGATAGTAAGTAGATCACTTTCACCAAGGGATGTATGTAATCTTGGTTTATGCTGTAGAAACTTGCATGATTTAGCTGCCTCTGAGAAGGTTTGGCTATCGCAATGTGAAATGTTTGGGGTGGTTCCTTATCGGGACGTTATTGAATGGCGAAAGGGAGTTTGTTCCTACAAGGCGCTTTGTCACTTCCTTGTAAGCATAAAGCCTTTGCTTGGTATTTGGGTTCATCAAAATCCTGAACTCGGCAATGTTGTTTATGTTATGCCTGGTTTTATCTCCGCAGTTGGTTGTCGGATTATTCCCCAAGAACTCGGTCCATTAGGCCTTGAAGACAGTCCAATTTTGTGGTCGCCTGTATTTGAAGTCATTTCTGATTTTGAGGGTTCTGCTGCATTTTTCCTTCATGGTAGGGAGAATGGAACTGACTATGTTTATCCTGGTTCGCTCAAGAAGGTCGAGAGGACTTGCAATGTGCTTATGTTAGAGGTTGAGCCTCAGCAGTACACAAGTGGGGGTAAGTTGTTCCACAGCAAGAGTTTTATTCATCCTTCAGAGAATGAGGCATCACGGAAGATATGCAGATCCAATAGTGGGGTTTCTGTGTCAGAGAAGGTAACGGAACAGCGTGCAACAACAGTGCCCTTTGGCAGGCTTGCATTTGCTGATAGGAGAAAGTTGCTTGACACAGTTACTAACCAAGTTCGTCAAACGCTGCCAGATGCTAAAGATGCCATATTATTTCCTCGTTTGAGAAGAGAGGAGGCTGATTTACGAGAGAATATGAAACTCTTGTATGAAAGGAGATTGCTCTTTATGCAAATGTACGATGGTGGTGGCGGTTTTACTGTCTGGAAGGCTGGTTCTGAGTTGCCTTTGCATCCTTCTCCTGTTGGATTGAGTGAGTTCAGACAGAGTCTTGATCTGATAAGTGGCTGTCATGCATCACAAACTGCTACTGATCATGAGAGTCGGAGTCGGAAGTCACTGGCTGGATATGTTAAACACAGTCTAAAATATATACTCAAGAAGTCAAACTCTATCAATGGCAAACGTGATCTCCTTGGAAAGAATTCCTCTGGCCACGGAAGTAAGCATGCCCAGCTTCACGAGTTCTTGCAGCCAGGTGATGCAATAGGGCTGACATTACATGCTTCAACTGTGAAGTTATCCTCTTATCGTGCTTGGCCAAATATGCACGAAAGTAAATATGCTCTGTACAAGTTGCCTATGCGGGCACCAGAAGTGGGCCAAGAATATGCTGGTGTATGGGGAGGGACTTTTGGTTGGCCCCCGGGGAGGCCTTCTGATGATAAGCCCGGAAAAGCattgtttcttcttttgttgtCTTATGAGGAGTCCCAAGGTCAGAAGCTACTTATTGCGACCAAGATATTAGAAGGTACACATTATGTTTTGCATCCTAATGGCTCAGCTATGTTTATAGTAAATATTGAAGAGCCTTCGAATGATCCATTTCCTTGGTGCACCGATGGGCATGATTCCAACCCTGTAGATGTTAAGCATGCTTTTATGGGTGAAGGTATTGCTAACGGGTATGGTTTTCGATATCCTGGTTCAAAACCTGGTTCACTCTTTGTAATCCATGATAAAATGCTTGCTTTTATATGGAAGGAGTCCAGGTCTGTGTTGGCCTTGCAGAGGCTCGATTTGCAAGAGGTTTTGAGCAAGGGGGAAAGGATCCCTGCTCTACCTCCGGTTTCCAATTTTGCATACCTTACCAGGTCCTATTCAAATGTGTTTGCCAATGGTCTAACTTCACCAAGGCAGAATCATCCGTAGGGATGACAAGCTAGCAGAGCAAAGAATCTTTTGCTAGAAATGGCcgaaaaccacaaaaaaaatagGTGGAAAAAGCTTAAGTTTATTGTACTTGTAAGTTCGTTTAATTCACACAGCAGGGCGATTGAGGTGCGTGGTTTGCAAGTTACTCAACTGCTTGTGGCGTATGGCGAGATTTTTCAACTTTCTATTTATGATTCCTGGCAGGAATAAAGCTTCTTCAAACCATTCTGTAGTTTTATAATGAGGGTACCATTTCCATATTTATTGAACAATCTTTGTGCTGTTGCTAATTATGAAAGAGTCATAGTTTCCTTGAAGCAGGAATGAGGTAGCACCTtctcttgatattatttgtTATAAACTTATCTTCtatgaaaaaattgattgaGTTAATGTTTTCCATTGGGAATTAAGATTTTTGCAAATGTATAGGTTGATATgattaaattattgaaataaattggcataatacttttttaaaaaaaaaaaaccaaggGCAATCATACACCTTGATGAATTCTAGGGTGGATGTAATTCAGTTCAAACGAAATAGGGAGGAACATTAATGAAGCATTAGAGGGTAATATTAGCAAAGCGGAAAAACAAAGAGGTAAGTGGAAACAACATCCTGGTCCTAGCTCCCCTTGAAAACGAACCTTGGAAGGGAACATGAGTTTCTTGCATTCAAGAGTTCTCTAAGGAGGTTAAGACGTGACTTAGAAAACGAAAATAGTGAGAATCGGGATCTTAAAAAGTAATTTCATAAGTGAGGTATTATCACTAATaagattaatttaatataatacaacATGAGTATTTGTGAGTTGAAAACTTTGGTATGGCTCCCCCCATccccacccctacccctacccctgTATGTGCCAAAGAAAATGCATTAGAAATGGTTCAACTAACATGTGAGTTAGTTTGAACATAAAAATTGTGtgatttatacaagaaaataggaAAACGAATTATCtgttaaaaagtactttttgaactgaaaagggaaaagaacctttttattttttttattttgaagattttgaaagaTGAAATGAAGGATATTTCTGAATTCACATATTTATAGGTTAGTGGGACCTTTGTAGGTTAGAAAGTTTGTTTTCAAGAAATCTTTGGTTCAAGAAAAATTGTGTTAGAGgatatgtttgtaaaaaaatatgagTAAAATGCTATGATGAAATactgaagaaagaaaaataagacaatagaaataatattgataaCCAAAGTAAGAGGACATTAGCATAAATGcgtaataataataacattggTAAGAGAGCACGGAGTTGCTCCAAACTAGAACCCTGTTCTACCACCGGGTAGAGAGAAATCACTCTACtatcaattaattattcatCCTTATCCTCGATTTTCATGCTTCCCTACCTCCTCCTTCTCTTAACATGCTCGAACCATCTCAGATTGATAGTGTAATGACCATCTCGCTGTCTTCAACACGGCAATTGAATTCTCCGTGAAGATGCTATATGACTAGAACACATCAAATTGAAAATCTAATCCCAACCTCTTTGGAAGGAGCTCCAAGAAAATACTTGGCATCAAAATGGGGAATTTAAAACGCTCCCTACattctaatttgtttttaaagtatttaacAGTGAGATTAAAGAAGACTGGAACTATGTGAGTTACTAACTGGGTCTAAGTTCACAAATTTATTTCACTGTTCATAAGTATGGCTGTAAACAGTAGTTCACTAGTAATAAGGTAATTAAGCTTTCAGTAGTAGTAATCTAAGCTTTTATATCCCTTCCCCTTGATCCCACAatgtaatataaaaattatacataaaccaaaaaatataaaataaataaataaatagggtAAGCTTCACTTGCttatataagaaaatttcaACTAGAAGAGGAAGAAATACAGGCTCAAAATCATGCtaataaatgaatgaaaaagCTTAACAAAAGTGGAGACAGAAAAGGGAAATCACAatgaaattttcatttaataGTACTTATATGGTTTTCCTTATAAGGGTGTTAAGCCCATCTATACAAAAATCATTTGGGGCTAAACACCCAATGATCACAATCACAAGGTGCTAATTTTCAACGCGGTTTAATTACAGTTATCGCTTGATACAACATTTGAGGCCTCTCATACAAGGAAAATGTGCACAAAATGCTGTACACTAGGTGGTGGCAACTGCATCCACAAGTAGCTGAATATCACAAACACATCATGTTTGGATGGTGCTATATTCTGCCATTCTTTATCTTTCTACAGGTTGAGGCTCGAAAAATCCTGTCATGGATACAGCGATTTGAGGGCACTGCTATAATAGCTACTGAAGAAACATCCATATTTTCCTCTTCAAAAATGAAACACCAATCAGGTACTCGTACTCCATAATATAGCTCGTGTCTTTTTGATGACATAATTATGCTTCATTTCACCCTGAATGCCAATAGAAATGAACCAAGAAGGTTATTACAAGACAACAAAATCCAAACATCTGGGAAACTGATGCTTAGATTAGCCAACAAGAGTAAAATAATAACCAGTACTCGGTACTGCACTTAAGAACTGGGATACAAGAAGGTAGGATGCTTCACTTGGCATAGTTCAGGATCTTGGGTACAAAAGCAACAATAGCTTAACAAGTGgaaataaaaaggaaaggatcaGGAAATGTACTCAATACTTCACAGCTAACTGCCAGGAGCTAACAACAGTCAGTAATGACACATCAAACCATATGAACTTTTCTCCATGAAAGACATAGAAGCATACCTCAATTCAGCATCACTTCCAGTGATGGTATTGTTAAATTTACACCACAGCCCAGAACAGCAAATTCACTATGTCATAGAAGCTTTGGATTTTGAATTCCTCGGAATGCTAGTTTTACGAAGTTGAGGGTTTTCTATTGAATAAACAAGAAGACTTCCATCCTTAGTCCCGGCTATAAAGCATTCTTCCGGTGTCACAGTTAGTGAAGTTACTATTTTCCCAATACCATTGTACTTCCCCACAATCTCAAGTGAGTTCATAGAGCGTACGATGATCAGCCCTTGATCTCCAGCACAAGCCAAGAACTCTCCGCAGCTACTGAGTTCAAGACAGTTTAGGCGGCCATTGGATTCAGAAGATGAAATGTGTTTGCCATTTATAGAGTAGAGGTGCAAACTAAGATCATCATCAGAATAAAGAACAATCCTTCCATGACGTGATGCAACAAGCTTTGACAGTGGACTGCCAGATGGATGTCGTAGGGATCTAACGTATCTCCCATCCCGTAGCGTATGGAAAACACAAGTTCCATCTTTTGATCCACTTATAACTATATCAAGCTCAATACTTGCATACAAGCACGTAATAACGTCATCATGACCACACAAAATATGGAAAGGGGCTTCAGCAATGATACAATCTTTCCGAGGAACCTCTGCTTGAGTGTGCTTTACTCGCTTTTCAGAGGTTCTGATGCGAACAATCTCCCAGATCATTACTGTTGTGTCGAAACTTCCAGTAGCCAGGATGCTTCCATCAGATGTAACTGCAACAATCAAAAATGGTTTAGAACTTAGCATTACTGTAAAATATAGAATAACTAAGAAATATGTCTTGCCAGTGCTGTAACCAGGCAGTACATTTTGATAAAGTAAACAATTTTATTAATGTTGGGAGAAGAAAACTGCTGCATACAGGAAGCATACCAAAGAAGCAGAGAACCTATCCCAAAATATGGTTGTCTACAAAAGACAGGATAtttaaagaaacaaaacaaaagagggTTTCTTATTCCTTTTTTATGAAGTAAATTGCCTTAGTtaaggcatcaagaagatgcaggGAGATCTAATTTACAAAATAGTTACCAAATGTAAAGATTTTGTGTATTTAAGTATAATATACATGATCAATGTATAGGTTTTGGATATTTGGGCTAGTGGCCGTAACTAAGTTCGGCTGACGGGCGAAAAATGAAAGAAGCCCAATTACATAAGGGGTCAAAAGGCTAGCTCCAGTACAATTCCTAGAAGCAGCTAAAagtgtggaaaaaaaaaaaaaacctgtcAACAGCAAAAGGCTAGCTGCAAAACTATACCTATGCTAATATCAGGGAGCtaacaaaatccaaaaatcaTCAACACTGTttcccctttttctttttagatgGGTAGGATGCTTATGGAAAACTCTGAAGACTTGCATCAAATATCGAGGCCAGTGCATGCTTATTCTCTGATAGTATTCATCCTAAACAGTCTATGAAGATCTAAAAGTCATAAAACAAAGAGATACCAAGTTAACATTTCAACCATGGTAATGATTATTGTCCCTCATCTGTGACCATTCCTATAGGAAGCCATGGAAAGacgaaaaaggaaaaaaaggttTCAGAATTGTGCCCCATCCTCCTCGTAGTAATGAATATTGTCCCTCATCTGGGACCATTCCTATCGCCTCTCAAGAgggaataaacaaaaaaaaaaatgcacagAGAAATACACcactttcattttattttattttgaaactgAACACCGCCTTCAATTGTTACAGCTCTACTACACATTTATTGTTCCTCTTTGCCTAGGTTGAACCACAAGTATCTGATATTTTGGTATTCTTCAACGTCAAAAAGTTGTCAATTAACTGTATCGACATGACAGGAAACACCACCCCACCCTCAAATTTGGCATAAAAACATGGCCTATTCTCACACAGATACTCAAACCATGTAAGAGTATTTATTGTTACTGGTAGACAAATTCTTAGTTCCAAACTGATTCACAACACTATAAGCAAATAAACATTGTAATATAAGTACATAATTACTGTAATCAGGTGTGATGAAAGCTTTGCCTTCTTGATTTGAAGTCCTAGTtcccaaaatattaaatttcactTTTTAGAAAGCTCACGAGTATCCTCTCTCTGTGGATCAATATAATTTAACATAGATGCGGGGTGGAGGCTAACGCTAGAAGGTCTTTGCGTTGTGAAAGAAGATTTAAGTGGTAAATCAAGAGGCTTGGCAGAGATGACAAAATGTGCTGATAAAACTTCAGAAACAGCTTTTCAGTTGTTTCCTGCACTTTTCCCAgaactcaaaataattttcagctATTGAATGAGAAGCCCATACTTTCTGTGTTTGCTTTTTCTCtatgaaacaaaaaatagtaaGAGCTAAGCAAGAGTATCAAGAACCAGGAGTACCAAGCAAAATACCTGCTGCACGattatttatttaacattttttgaCATGTGAGGTCTCCAGCATATCCTTGATGCTGAGTATACAACTTCACcatttacaaaagaaaaaaaaacattttgacATGTTGCCTGGCACCAATATTCAACAGAAAGACACAATGAGCATCGAGCACCAAACAGTCAAGAGGTCTGCTGTTCGCAAACAATTTTAAATGGATAACAAGATTTGTACTTTGCATCCTTGCACAACAAATGGATTCTCTGGAGCGCTCAAGTCAGTTCAAGTTGATCCTATCAGTTCCGTTCATTTAATTACTATATCACAAGAATTATCTAAATTCAGTCTTCATTTTTCCAGATAATCAATGAAGTGTGTAGATTTGTTAGCTAGAAGCTCTAACCACAAGCTGTCACATCTTTCAATCATGAAAATTACCTGAAATGCAGCTCACAACATCTTTATGTTGTCTAATGCTCTGTACCATTCTTCCATCAGTTAGCGAAATAACCTGAAAGCTGTTTTCACAGGTACCACATGTTATCAAAAAACTTTCAGATGGTGTTGATAATGTTCCAAAGCATTGTGCTCCAAGCTCGATATTTTCAGCCAGAGGACTCCCAATTTTCCGAGGAGGAAGGATATCAGAACCAATCCCGAAAAAAGGATCCTGCAAGAAAGTTAAAAATGACTTCAAGGTTGACTAGCTAATCATAATCTTTGACTTGTTATTGCACTAAAACTTACCTGTGAGCTAGAGAAGGTAAAGTTCCCACCGGACTGCAATTGGGTGGTCACCCATGTCTTAACAGACATGCTGAGGCCCTGGTTCACAAGGACAATGTTTGAGTCCAGCACATTAACATACAGAGTAGCTGACGGACAACTGCTTGCGCATGAAGCCATTGACATTAGGTTAATAGAACCAGGGGCAAATCGTAGAGGATGAGCAATTGGAATCGGAGGTCCTCTTCTAGGATGTTTCTTCCGGAAAAGTTGAATTGGTGTTTGACCAAAGTTGGCAATTTGATCTTCTATGGCAGACCTTTGCAATTCATCATCCATGGTATCCAGATCCACAGCATCTTCATATGTcaaatagtaaaaaatatttgcTGCCTGTATGACAATATCTTCAAAATTCAGTAAATTCAAAACCAGCAACTGGTTCAAGAATTATTTGAAGTGAAAGCGAACTCCCTATACCTCAACTGCAGGCTTTCCCCGCTGCTTGTAACCAAATACCAAATCAATCCATTGATGTAGATTTGAGCTCACATATTCACTTTCAAGGGCCTCTCTGTTCTTACTAACAAATTCCTCAGGACAACCCTACATGCATTTGAAATTAGTTTCTAAACATTGTATACACTAAATAGTAAAGAAGATCACTAGAACGCCCACTTATATACAAGTGAAAATGGAGCCAATCAATTTGTGCCAGGAGGGAACTGGGAAATTTCATATCACAAGTCTGTATCAGATACATCTTTCATTTTGCCCAAAAAATCCAAGTGAATAAGCATTTGCATTTTAGTCTATGCACTGCAACAACCTTGTTTTTAAGCCATCTACAGTTCTTTTCCCATACTCTAATGCATGCCAATACAGTGTTCCATGTGTGAACCATAGTAGAAACTGTTGAAAACAAGAATGAGTTGGGTGCATACTATTAGAACTTCGATTATTTGAGCAATCTGCACCGTATTTTGGTTTGATTATTTGTCAAAGTTCTAGTAGGTCAACTCAGATTGCATCACAAACAGAGAGAGCTGTACACTATATGTGCATCCAACAAGGTAATAGGCATCAAGTCCTAAACTACCCCACCCACTATTTTAAGATTTTGAGTTGGATGCTTAAACTCTCACATATTATCAGAGAAACTCTTTTGGTTAACCTTGCTCTTACCTATAAATTCAATTATTAAACACATGTACTATGCCATTCATACGTtggttgctcaaatttgaagaTTTAAATCCTTTTTGAAATGGTGAGGCATTTGAATCTTCAAATAAGGTCATGTAAATTATTCCAATCCCTGCCTATCAGAAGAGCTTGTTGTATCTGACAGGCCACATAAACATGCAATAGAAATCATCTGTGTTAGGCTGGATTCCATTTATAGGCATAAAGAACCTCTTATAGTTTGCTCCTGCTTCCCTTTCTTAGGTATTCTTTCACATTTTCCCACTCAAGTAGGATATAAACATACATCATATGGCAATGAAGAGCTTAAACTAGCATTTTCAGTTTAAATAAGCTCTAGGAGCATACCTTAGCCCATGGAGGTAGGCAAATATCACCTATTGGTTCTCCATCTTGTTTGACACC
This genomic window contains:
- the LOC125854825 gene encoding F-box protein At5g39450-like, which codes for MCGSGTTTTTMLPEVCGSSFLLSLPDDVFAIVSRSLSPRDVCNLGLCCRNLHDLAASEKVWLSQCEMFGVVPYRDVIEWRKGVCSYKALCHFLVSIKPLLGIWVHQNPELGNVVYVMPGFISAVGCRIIPQELGPLGLEDSPILWSPVFEVISDFEGSAAFFLHGRENGTDYVYPGSLKKVERTCNVLMLEVEPQQYTSGGKLFHSKSFIHPSENEASRKICRSNSGVSVSEKVTEQRATTVPFGRLAFADRRKLLDTVTNQVRQTLPDAKDAILFPRLRREEADLRENMKLLYERRLLFMQMYDGGGGFTVWKAGSELPLHPSPVGLSEFRQSLDLISGCHASQTATDHESRSRKSLAGYVKHSLKYILKKSNSINGKRDLLGKNSSGHGSKHAQLHEFLQPGDAIGLTLHASTVKLSSYRAWPNMHESKYALYKLPMRAPEVGQEYAGVWGGTFGWPPGRPSDDKPGKALFLLLLSYEESQGQKLLIATKILEGTHYVLHPNGSAMFIVNIEEPSNDPFPWCTDGHDSNPVDVKHAFMGEGIANGYGFRYPGSKPGSLFVIHDKMLAFIWKESRSVLALQRLDLQEVLSKGERIPALPPVSNFAYLTRSYSNVFANGLTSPRQNHP